The following proteins come from a genomic window of Brevibacillus antibioticus:
- a CDS encoding CapA family protein — translation MKKKATIAAVGDILMWKEQVATARLPGTDQFSFTDMFHPVTPILSAADLTIGNLETTFSGKTQPYQIGSARTGYPRFNCPDELARDLKTSGFDVLTTVNNHCLDGGVTGLCRTLDVLDRYKLAHTGTYRSPEEANTYLIKEVNGIRIAMLAYTYGTNKQVIPAHTPWIVRLLHLDTILSDLRKVRPLVDVVIISLHFGIEFRYTPTTRQRQLVQSLLDNGADVILGAHPHVLQPVVTPSITTAQGTKRQTLVAYSLGNFTSEKMLSFDQSQCGAILRFTVEKDERNQISLDQISVIPTFSQRYVSQGRICFRVIPMRSYLKSPDLYVRPLQRKKLQLLWNRAVRIIGRARGVLIE, via the coding sequence ATGAAAAAGAAGGCCACCATCGCCGCTGTAGGCGACATCCTGATGTGGAAAGAGCAGGTGGCAACTGCCAGACTGCCTGGTACAGATCAATTCTCTTTTACGGATATGTTTCATCCCGTGACACCGATTCTCTCAGCAGCTGATCTCACGATTGGCAATTTAGAAACCACCTTTTCCGGGAAAACACAGCCCTATCAAATCGGTTCGGCACGAACCGGTTACCCTCGCTTCAACTGTCCAGATGAATTGGCTCGGGACTTGAAAACATCGGGATTTGACGTATTGACTACAGTGAATAACCACTGTCTGGATGGCGGGGTAACCGGACTATGCCGAACCCTTGATGTTTTGGATCGATACAAGCTCGCTCATACCGGAACCTATCGAAGCCCCGAGGAGGCAAATACCTACCTGATCAAGGAGGTAAACGGCATTCGCATCGCTATGCTTGCATACACCTACGGGACAAACAAGCAGGTGATCCCCGCTCATACGCCATGGATCGTCCGACTTCTTCATCTTGACACGATATTATCCGACCTGAGAAAAGTCCGTCCTCTCGTCGATGTTGTGATCATCTCCCTTCACTTTGGGATTGAATTCCGCTATACACCGACGACTCGCCAGCGACAGCTCGTACAAAGCCTGCTCGACAACGGTGCTGATGTCATCCTCGGAGCTCATCCACATGTTCTACAGCCTGTGGTCACCCCGAGTATCACGACTGCTCAAGGAACAAAGAGACAAACACTAGTCGCGTATTCTTTGGGCAATTTTACATCAGAGAAAATGCTCTCGTTTGATCAATCTCAGTGCGGAGCAATCCTGCGATTTACTGTCGAGAAGGATGAGCGGAATCAGATTTCACTCGACCAAATTTCGGTCATCCCGACATTTTCGCAACGATATGTAAGTCAAGGGCGCATTTGCTTTCGTGTCATCCCCATGCGTTCCTATTTGAAGAGCCCTGACCTGTATGTACGACCCCTGCAGAGAAAAAAGCTCCAGTTGCTGTGGAATCGCGCCGTCCGCATCATAGGCAGGGCGCGGGGCGTATTGATTGAATAA
- a CDS encoding GNAT family N-acetyltransferase — MITVRRIHPEDLPVFLAFPDHPASVRDDIALYLDKMFTQGGMRQDWCFVLEVQGEITGRLAFWTLPGNEQATDLVLWELPWKETECPSLGAHFLREVFTLMAGNLSEKIGYVLDSPSSSPQWQTDQQERRIVLEALGFQISRETNRFEWHASIEVTAIPSKGTRDPIVYHNLLEVGEAAFVDAILRVSQFTHDQQITEDRLEKGPLAQAQGMFQDLQQMKYEPEWWQLAYTAKNELIGFLMPTVSPTFATIGYIGVLPEQRGHGYIDQLLKQATDVLVQAGKTYIRADTDVKNTPMAKAFLRAGYHQFASRQEFSLDRSLLL, encoded by the coding sequence ATGATCACCGTTCGCCGTATCCACCCGGAAGATTTACCTGTATTTCTTGCCTTCCCGGATCACCCTGCTTCCGTTCGGGATGATATCGCTCTTTACCTCGACAAAATGTTCACACAAGGAGGCATGCGTCAGGATTGGTGCTTCGTTCTGGAGGTACAGGGTGAGATCACGGGTCGTCTTGCCTTCTGGACATTGCCTGGCAATGAACAAGCGACTGATTTGGTATTGTGGGAGCTTCCATGGAAAGAAACAGAATGTCCTTCGCTCGGAGCTCATTTCTTACGCGAAGTCTTCACACTTATGGCAGGGAATCTTTCGGAAAAAATCGGCTATGTTCTGGATTCACCTTCCTCCTCTCCCCAATGGCAAACGGATCAGCAAGAGCGAAGAATTGTTCTGGAAGCGCTCGGTTTTCAAATTAGCCGGGAAACAAACCGATTCGAATGGCATGCTTCGATAGAGGTAACTGCTATACCGTCAAAAGGAACGCGTGATCCGATCGTGTACCACAATCTTCTTGAGGTTGGCGAGGCTGCATTTGTGGATGCCATCCTGCGTGTCTCGCAATTCACCCATGATCAACAAATTACAGAGGATCGCTTGGAAAAAGGCCCGCTCGCCCAAGCACAGGGAATGTTCCAAGATTTGCAACAAATGAAATACGAACCGGAATGGTGGCAGCTCGCCTATACAGCAAAAAATGAGCTCATTGGTTTCTTGATGCCTACGGTCAGCCCTACCTTTGCTACAATTGGATACATCGGTGTTCTCCCCGAGCAAAGAGGACACGGCTATATTGATCAATTGCTGAAGCAAGCCACAGACGTTCTTGTACAAGCTGGCAAAACATACATCCGCGCAGATACCGATGTAAAAAACACGCCAATGGCCAAAGCCTTTTTACGTGCTGGTTATCACCAGTTTGCCAGTCGCCAAGAATTTTCCCTCGATCGCAGCTTGTTGCTCTAA
- a CDS encoding CarD family transcriptional regulator — protein sequence MFLVGDKVFYPIHGAGVIEAMEEKEFLGEKHLYYVLNMSLKELNIMVPVEKMSALGIRKVVEADILENVLAAMLEGQRDTALNAAQRYKLHTEKMKSGDIYEQSEVIRDLVGMSKEKVLGTSDKVMLDNAQQLLISEIELVKDVDTQQATEMLKQAVCPAEMSEIVP from the coding sequence ATGTTTCTAGTTGGAGACAAGGTTTTTTATCCGATCCATGGGGCAGGCGTAATCGAGGCGATGGAGGAGAAAGAGTTTTTGGGTGAAAAACACCTCTATTATGTGCTCAACATGTCGCTGAAAGAGTTAAACATCATGGTCCCGGTTGAAAAGATGTCCGCTCTTGGTATCAGAAAGGTGGTCGAAGCCGACATTCTAGAGAATGTTTTGGCCGCCATGCTAGAGGGGCAACGCGACACCGCCTTGAATGCAGCACAGCGCTACAAGCTTCATACAGAAAAAATGAAGAGTGGCGATATTTACGAGCAATCTGAGGTCATTCGCGATTTGGTTGGTATGAGTAAAGAAAAAGTGTTGGGAACGAGTGACAAAGTGATGCTGGATAATGCGCAGCAGCTCCTCATTAGTGAGATTGAATTGGTAAAAGATGTAGATACGCAACAGGCAACAGAAATGCTAAAGCAGGCTGTATGCCCAGCAGAAATGTCTGAAATTGTCCCATAA
- a CDS encoding DMT family transporter, with product MVVGLFFALLAGLLVSLQNIFNRKVSEQAGTWSTTTLVLGMGFLSSLTMGLIFEGNQLFSFPAMQPWYWFSGMIGVGVVFCLVQGMRLLGPTYAISIVLTAQLGFALWSDSIGWLGLIQVPITFTQLFGVVIIVGGVIVFKLGGEWQQERSMSKM from the coding sequence ATGGTAGTCGGGCTATTCTTTGCGTTACTGGCTGGCTTGTTGGTCAGCTTGCAAAATATTTTCAACAGGAAAGTAAGTGAACAGGCAGGAACATGGTCTACCACGACTCTTGTACTTGGGATGGGATTTCTGTCGTCTTTGACGATGGGTCTCATTTTCGAAGGCAATCAGTTGTTTTCGTTTCCAGCTATGCAGCCGTGGTACTGGTTCAGTGGCATGATCGGCGTTGGGGTGGTCTTTTGTCTGGTGCAAGGGATGAGACTGCTTGGCCCAACGTATGCTATCTCCATTGTCCTCACTGCCCAGCTCGGCTTTGCTTTATGGTCAGATTCAATCGGCTGGTTAGGGCTGATTCAAGTGCCGATTACTTTTACGCAATTGTTTGGGGTTGTGATCATTGTCGGGGGTGTGATCGTATTTAAACTAGGCGGCGAATGGCAACAGGAACGCTCAATGAGTAAGATGTAA
- a CDS encoding Crp/Fnr family transcriptional regulator, with the protein MKEIENRELLQQYLHEHQLASVFYEPFLPHLSLYQFDQGEFICAQGESACHLYVLVKGKVKVFTTSPEGKTLILSIKKPLEVIGDIEYVRGISYQNSVEAASSVQMIGIHYRWLKKYGTDYAPLLEFLLQIITNKFCVKSNSLSINLLYPVEVRFARYLLSVSIEEWHPANNEEISTSNLLDAANMIGTSYRHLNRVIQQFCKEGLIERANGHLLIKNREGLAKTASETPNE; encoded by the coding sequence ATGAAGGAAATCGAAAATCGTGAGCTTTTGCAACAATATCTCCATGAACATCAGTTAGCATCTGTCTTTTATGAGCCTTTTCTGCCGCATTTATCCTTGTACCAATTTGATCAGGGGGAGTTCATTTGTGCCCAGGGTGAATCGGCCTGTCACCTGTATGTTTTGGTGAAGGGCAAAGTAAAGGTTTTTACGACTTCCCCCGAAGGAAAAACATTGATCCTTTCCATTAAAAAGCCGCTGGAAGTGATCGGAGATATTGAATATGTAAGAGGAATTTCTTATCAAAATTCGGTTGAAGCAGCCTCGTCTGTTCAGATGATTGGGATTCATTATCGCTGGTTGAAAAAATACGGAACAGACTATGCTCCACTCCTTGAATTTTTACTGCAAATCATTACGAATAAATTTTGTGTGAAGTCCAACTCATTAAGCATCAACCTTCTGTACCCAGTAGAAGTGCGTTTCGCTCGTTATTTGTTGTCCGTTTCGATTGAGGAGTGGCATCCTGCCAACAACGAAGAGATCAGTACGAGCAATCTCTTGGATGCAGCGAATATGATTGGAACGAGCTACAGACATTTGAATCGGGTCATTCAACAGTTCTGCAAGGAGGGACTGATTGAGCGTGCCAATGGACACCTTCTGATCAAGAATAGGGAAGGTTTAGCTAAAACGGCGAGCGAGACTCCAAACGAATAA
- a CDS encoding DMT family transporter encodes MKGILFAILGGVFITLQGVANARISQDIGTWQTATLTQLTGFLTAFLLLLLFRDGRWQAYRQVKPLYLTGGAFAAFIIFSNVTAIQHIGVTMTISALLIAQLSLTFLIDSNGWFGFDKQKMRLPHFIGIGMMILGVLILRA; translated from the coding sequence ATGAAAGGGATTTTGTTTGCAATTTTGGGCGGTGTTTTCATTACCTTGCAAGGTGTAGCGAATGCCAGAATCAGTCAAGATATTGGTACGTGGCAAACCGCGACACTTACGCAGTTAACGGGCTTCCTCACGGCTTTTTTACTCCTGCTGTTATTTCGAGATGGAAGATGGCAGGCATACAGGCAAGTGAAACCGTTATATTTGACAGGTGGGGCATTCGCTGCGTTTATCATTTTTAGCAATGTTACGGCTATCCAGCATATCGGGGTAACCATGACGATATCAGCCCTCTTGATTGCGCAGCTAAGCCTGACTTTTCTCATTGACAGCAATGGGTGGTTCGGTTTCGATAAACAAAAGATGAGGCTGCCGCATTTTATTGGGATCGGGATGATGATTCTAGGTGTGCTGATACTGAGAGCCTAA
- a CDS encoding DUF1648 domain-containing protein, with protein sequence MKRPITNIPKTGSEWLWDVVGCLFFVGSLLFLVFVWNKLPDEVPAHYNALGEVDRWGSKWELLLLPGIGVFIIFLMQVLEKHPELHNYPARFSELNAEQFYLHSRKIVNQIKNSCLIIFSVILLESVSIALGWGGGFGKWFLPITIIGMIVLLVIGIVKQKKIQ encoded by the coding sequence ATGAAGAGACCAATCACAAATATACCAAAGACAGGCAGCGAATGGTTATGGGATGTAGTTGGTTGTTTATTTTTCGTGGGATCGCTACTCTTTTTAGTCTTTGTATGGAATAAGCTTCCTGACGAGGTGCCCGCCCATTACAATGCTTTGGGGGAAGTAGATCGCTGGGGCTCAAAATGGGAACTGCTTCTTTTACCTGGGATTGGCGTCTTTATCATTTTCCTCATGCAAGTACTCGAAAAGCATCCGGAGCTCCATAACTATCCGGCACGTTTCTCTGAATTGAATGCCGAGCAGTTTTATTTGCATAGTCGAAAAATCGTGAACCAAATAAAAAATAGTTGCTTAATTATTTTTTCCGTAATCTTGTTGGAGTCGGTTTCCATTGCGCTCGGATGGGGAGGCGGCTTTGGGAAGTGGTTTCTGCCGATCACCATTATTGGGATGATCGTCCTGTTAGTGATAGGAATCGTGAAACAAAAAAAGATTCAATGA
- a CDS encoding DUF2935 domain-containing protein gives MNDPLRESMLFEHRFWLQILGDHARFIFQSLAPNEEQEIEKTVYFIVSFDNLLDNARQNLSSDELHALNQQASELTQQLRDFKLHILERHLISNISISLPPTFMNHMVNELEEYERILHAFLSGSLPPANHPVELHLLWLSDAIGHAATITSLLDMVEKDYQLKSEQFTKQFEHFYLKAVELAGYLRTNLNNFPALRRFNHQAEMEMKLFQVFLHELEEMRIRDELLGVFSPLMADHMSREECYYLMKLSEVSDVPSPDCFPTRPRIE, from the coding sequence GTGAATGATCCTTTGAGAGAAAGTATGTTATTTGAGCATCGTTTCTGGCTACAAATCCTGGGCGATCATGCCCGCTTTATTTTTCAATCACTCGCTCCGAATGAAGAGCAGGAGATTGAAAAAACCGTATACTTTATCGTGTCATTCGATAACTTACTGGATAACGCCAGACAGAATCTGTCTTCCGATGAACTACACGCACTCAACCAGCAGGCAAGTGAACTCACCCAACAACTACGTGATTTTAAACTCCACATCCTGGAAAGGCACCTCATCAGTAATATATCGATCAGTCTTCCTCCAACGTTTATGAACCACATGGTCAATGAACTAGAAGAGTATGAACGAATCTTGCATGCTTTTCTCTCCGGAAGCTTGCCACCTGCCAATCATCCGGTAGAGCTCCACCTTCTGTGGCTATCCGATGCGATCGGACATGCAGCCACCATCACTTCCCTCTTGGACATGGTGGAAAAAGATTATCAGCTTAAAAGTGAACAATTTACCAAGCAGTTCGAGCATTTTTATTTAAAAGCGGTGGAATTAGCCGGGTATCTGCGAACAAACTTGAATAACTTCCCGGCACTACGCCGTTTTAATCACCAAGCAGAAATGGAAATGAAGCTTTTTCAGGTATTCTTGCATGAATTGGAGGAGATGCGGATACGCGATGAATTGCTTGGAGTATTCTCCCCGCTCATGGCTGACCATATGTCTCGCGAAGAATGCTACTATTTGATGAAGCTGTCTGAGGTTTCCGACGTGCCATCACCAGACTGTTTCCCGACGAGACCGCGAATCGAGTAA
- a CDS encoding DUF2935 domain-containing protein, translating into MTDVFVERSLEEIRFWSRIMKEHSLFLKLGFNCEDTKLIEEANRFYSIFEEIESQALAFSSDVDPQRIYDFNQIVHNAASYIWAFKRKVLGLIIHCKIGGNNFPLLVDHISREAAYFRNRLEQLNTGNLDPLPDAVINENVFFLRIMADHAKFINHLLDPSERKLVDQAREFSHDFDQLLFQAQDLDSMRPQSQTKPLLNQFVDQNRVSVRQLRDFKKTARDLIEECKIKSIIPPLLADHVFREASHFLEILDAFEVSLTHAK; encoded by the coding sequence ATGACAGATGTTTTTGTTGAACGATCATTAGAGGAAATACGTTTTTGGTCTCGCATCATGAAAGAACACTCCCTGTTTCTCAAATTGGGTTTTAACTGCGAAGACACCAAATTGATTGAAGAAGCGAATCGCTTTTACAGCATTTTTGAAGAAATCGAAAGCCAAGCACTTGCCTTTTCTTCTGACGTAGACCCTCAACGAATCTATGACTTTAATCAAATCGTTCACAATGCCGCTTCCTATATTTGGGCCTTTAAACGCAAAGTACTCGGACTCATTATTCATTGCAAAATTGGTGGTAACAACTTTCCACTCTTGGTCGATCACATCAGTAGGGAAGCCGCCTATTTTCGGAATCGACTCGAACAACTGAATACGGGGAACCTTGATCCCTTACCTGATGCCGTGATTAATGAAAATGTCTTCTTCCTACGAATCATGGCTGACCATGCTAAATTTATTAACCATTTGCTCGATCCTTCCGAAAGAAAGCTAGTGGATCAAGCTAGAGAATTCAGTCATGATTTTGATCAATTATTGTTCCAAGCTCAGGATCTTGATTCCATGCGCCCCCAGTCTCAAACGAAACCGCTACTGAATCAATTTGTGGATCAAAATCGCGTGTCCGTCCGTCAATTGCGTGACTTCAAAAAAACAGCTCGTGATTTGATTGAGGAATGCAAAATTAAGAGCATCATCCCCCCATTGCTCGCTGACCACGTATTTAGAGAAGCCTCGCATTTTCTAGAGATTCTAGATGCTTTTGAGGTATCCCTTACACACGCAAAGTAG
- a CDS encoding NucA/NucB deoxyribonuclease domain-containing protein: MTQRKMLMLIVMLLIGAAYFFGLVPIENKTVSNGNVDHTIVFPSDRYPQTAKHIKKAIASGKSAICTIDRDGADENREESLKGIPTKKGYDRDEWPMAMCAEGGTGAHIEYISPSDNRGAGSWISNQLGDFPDGTKVEIVVK; encoded by the coding sequence ATGACACAGAGAAAAATGCTGATGTTGATTGTAATGCTGCTAATTGGCGCCGCCTATTTCTTTGGACTTGTGCCAATAGAGAACAAAACAGTCAGCAACGGGAACGTAGACCATACGATTGTATTTCCATCTGATCGATACCCTCAGACTGCCAAGCATATCAAAAAAGCGATTGCCTCAGGGAAGTCAGCAATATGCACAATTGACCGAGATGGAGCAGATGAAAATCGTGAAGAATCACTCAAGGGTATTCCCACGAAAAAGGGATACGATCGAGATGAATGGCCAATGGCCATGTGTGCGGAGGGTGGAACAGGGGCACATATCGAATACATTTCTCCTTCCGACAATCGAGGAGCTGGATCGTGGATTTCCAATCAATTAGGGGATTTTCCAGACGGAACAAAGGTTGAAATCGTGGTCAAATAA
- a CDS encoding Ig-like domain-containing protein → MHFYSNRFSDPDGDELTFTAVSDNPKVQVTAYSEYLILEFNNVNVGDVITITITAEDGKGGTVSVDWIITITPFEP, encoded by the coding sequence CTGCACTTCTACTCGAATCGTTTTTCTGACCCAGACGGAGATGAATTGACATTTACTGCTGTGTCGGATAATCCGAAAGTTCAAGTAACAGCTTACTCCGAATATTTGATTCTGGAATTTAATAATGTTAATGTCGGAGATGTTATTACCATCACGATTACAGCAGAGGATGGTAAAGGCGGTACGGTATCAGTGGATTGGATTATCACTATTACTCCATTTGAACCATAA
- a CDS encoding tautomerase family protein, whose amino-acid sequence MPYINLQITKGATRDQKAQIVREFTETLVNVLGKKPEHTHIVIEEIDDENWGFSGILTDDFRKQ is encoded by the coding sequence ATGCCATATATCAACCTTCAAATTACAAAAGGTGCAACCCGTGATCAAAAGGCTCAGATTGTGAGAGAGTTCACTGAAACTCTTGTTAACGTTCTTGGCAAAAAACCTGAACATACTCACATCGTTATTGAAGAGATTGATGATGAAAATTGGGGTTTCTCCGGTATTCTTACTGACGACTTCAGAAAACAATAG
- a CDS encoding GNAT family N-acetyltransferase, translated as MSFEIIERPPTLEEFHHLCVSVGWEKMMNFSVIKDSLENSLHSVVVLSESKIIGMGRIIGDGYIYFYLQDIVVLPEFQKMGIGTIIMDNLISYLKRNAPDKAFIGLFSSNEGKNLYEKYDFKQYSALTGMFRVAPI; from the coding sequence ATGTCATTTGAGATTATAGAACGCCCCCCTACTCTTGAAGAGTTTCATCACTTGTGCGTTTCGGTTGGTTGGGAAAAGATGATGAATTTCAGTGTGATCAAAGACTCACTTGAAAATTCGTTGCATTCAGTTGTTGTTCTCTCTGAAAGTAAAATAATTGGTATGGGCAGAATTATTGGTGATGGGTACATTTATTTTTACCTTCAAGATATTGTTGTACTTCCGGAGTTTCAAAAAATGGGGATAGGGACAATAATTATGGACAATCTCATCTCCTATCTAAAACGGAATGCTCCTGATAAAGCTTTTATTGGTCTCTTTTCTTCTAACGAAGGTAAGAATCTGTATGAGAAATACGATTTTAAGCAGTACTCTGCTTTAACAGGAATGTTTCGAGTAGCGCCAATTTAG
- a CDS encoding DUF2834 domain-containing protein — protein sequence MKNLYLLLAILGAVLPYSYFIPFLRENGFDIKLISSELFANNISSFFATDFLIACVIFWVFLFQEVRKHHIKHWWIYVTATLTVGLSFAFPLFLYFRQKTIEGRKQIDLT from the coding sequence ATGAAAAACCTCTATTTGTTACTGGCAATTTTGGGAGCAGTCTTGCCTTACAGTTATTTCATTCCATTCCTTCGTGAAAATGGATTCGATATCAAACTCATTTCATCGGAACTTTTTGCAAACAACATTTCTTCGTTTTTTGCAACCGATTTTCTTATCGCATGCGTAATTTTCTGGGTATTTCTTTTTCAAGAAGTTAGAAAGCATCACATTAAGCATTGGTGGATTTACGTAACCGCAACTTTAACTGTTGGTCTATCATTTGCTTTTCCTCTGTTTCTTTACTTCAGACAAAAAACAATAGAAGGTCGTAAACAAATTGATTTAACATAA
- a CDS encoding ParB N-terminal domain-containing protein → MDIRKISVSKINPAPYNPRIDLQPGDPEYVKLKRSIEEFGYVQLLIWNERTGSLVGGHQGFKILVNELGRTEVDVSVIDLDDTKEKALNIALNKFTGAWG, encoded by the coding sequence TTGGACATACGAAAAATATCAGTCTCTAAAATCAATCCAGCCCCTTATAATCCGCGAATAGATTTGCAACCGGGCGATCCTGAATATGTGAAACTGAAACGATCCATCGAAGAGTTTGGATACGTGCAACTGCTCATCTGGAACGAGCGAACAGGGAGCCTTGTTGGAGGTCATCAGGGATTCAAGATACTCGTCAACGAGCTAGGACGGACTGAGGTAGACGTTTCAGTCATTGATTTGGATGATACCAAGGAGAAGGCACTCAACATCGCATTGAACAAGTTCACTGGAGCTTGGGGATGA
- a CDS encoding GNAT family N-acetyltransferase produces the protein MKNYEIKRATLDEKETLSNLLQFYIYDFSEFIDIQIEDNGKFGEYPLNEYWTDCSRFPYLIALNEKIAGFVLVKWINRDEDDSYFSIAEFFIMKRFRRSGLGKQVAKDIFHMHKGPWEVYQIDSNEPAQHFWKKTIEEYTGGKFTERIEIGRKTQVFVS, from the coding sequence TTGAAGAACTATGAAATTAAGAGAGCGACCTTGGATGAAAAGGAAACACTAAGCAACCTTTTGCAATTCTATATTTATGATTTTTCTGAGTTTATAGATATACAGATTGAAGACAACGGGAAATTTGGTGAATATCCGCTAAACGAATACTGGACTGATTGCTCTAGGTTTCCCTATTTAATAGCGCTAAATGAGAAAATTGCTGGTTTCGTCTTGGTCAAATGGATAAATAGAGACGAAGATGACTCATACTTTTCGATTGCCGAGTTTTTTATTATGAAAAGATTTCGGAGGTCAGGGTTAGGTAAACAAGTTGCTAAAGATATATTTCATATGCATAAGGGACCATGGGAAGTATACCAAATAGATAGTAACGAGCCCGCACAACATTTTTGGAAAAAAACAATTGAGGAATACACTGGAGGCAAATTTACTGAGCGAATAGAGATTGGAAGAAAGACACAAGTGTTTGTTAGTTAA